From a single Brassica oleracea var. oleracea cultivar TO1000 chromosome C5, BOL, whole genome shotgun sequence genomic region:
- the LOC106295267 gene encoding probable GTP diphosphokinase RSH2, chloroplastic, whose product MVMATTISIYASPPSSACSTPHQIAASDLDLASRNLSTSPSQKPIVVGGLSSLFSGASVKSSASIGVEEFSRHDRSEDYRDLSFTSSLCYSPARFVASSYHHRREHHQSPISVLHGPVSCSCSPPMRIGTSHRAGGANGLFSRFVRKAVGSCVDYELGPSDELTLFPMEDGSETKQPYAMDLLRRAQLRHKIFEDECVIKAFYEAEKAHRGQMRASRDPYLQHCVETAMLLANIGANSTVVVAGLLHDTMDDSFMTYDYILRNFGAGVADLVQGVSKLSQLSKLARENNTACKTVEADRLHTMFLAVADARAVLIKLADRLHNMMTLYALSPVKQQRFAKETLEIFAPLANRLGISKWKVQLENLCFKHLYRHQHDEMSTMLEDSFDEAMITSAIEKLEQALEKEGISYHVLCGRHKSLYSIYRKMLKKNLTVDEIHDIHGLRLIVNNEGDCYKALGVVHSLWSQVPGKLKDYITHPKFNGYQSLHTVVMDNGTVPLEVQIRTQEMHLQAEFGFAAHWRYKEGDCEYSSFVLQMVEWARWVVTWHCETMSKDRSSICSSDSIKPPCKFPSHSEDCPASYKPNSSQDGPVYVIVIENDKMSVQEFPASSTVSDLLSGAGPGSSRWSMYGIPAKEELRPRLNQRPVSDLKWKLKMGDVVELTPPIPDESLPEYREEIQRMYDRGLAFSRPGTMVGWGS is encoded by the exons ATGGTGATGGCTACGACTATATCAATTTACGCTAGTCCACCTAGCAGCGCGTGCTCCACGCCGCACCAGATCGCCGCTTCTGATCTCGATCTCGCCTCCAGAAATTTGTCGACATCTCCTTCGCAGAAACCGATCGTCGTCGGAGGTCTCTCTTCGCTCTTCTCCGGCGCCTCCGTCAAATCTTCAGCTTCCATCGGAGTAGAGGAGTTTTCGCGTCACGATCGGAGCGAGGATTATAGAGATCTGAGCTTTACGAGCTCCTTGTGTTATTCTCCGGCGAGATTCGTCGCTTCCTCTTATCATCACCGACGAGAGCACCACCAAAGCCCGATCTCCGTGCTTCACGGTCCCGTCTCGTGCAGCTGCAGCCCTCCGATGAGAATCGGAACCTCCCACCGCGCAGGAGGAGCCAACGGATTGTTCAGTAGGTTCGTGAGGAAAGCCGTCGGCTCGTGTGTTGATTACGAGCTGGGACCGTCGGATGAGCTAACGTTGTTTCCCATGGAGGATGGATCAGAGACGAAACAGCCGTACGCTATGGATTTGCTGAGACGTGCTCAGCTAAGGCACAAGATCTTCGAAGATGAGTGTGTGATCAAAGCGTTTTACGAGGCAGAGAAAGCTCATAGAGGACAG ATGAGAGCTAGTCGTGATCCTTACCTTCAACATTGTGTTGAGACTGCTATGTTGTTGGCTAACATCGGAGCTAACTCGACCGTTGTCGTCGCCGGACTTCTTCACGACACCATGGACGATTCATTCATGACCTACGATTATATCCTCAGAAACTTTGGAGCTGGAGTTGCTGATTTGGTCCAAGGG GTTTCAAAGCTTAGCCAACTAAGCAAACTCGCTAGAGAGAACAACACCGCGTGTAAAACCGTCGAAGCTGATAGATTGCATACAATGTTTCTCGCAGTGGCCGATGCGAGAGCTGTTCTCATCAAACTAGCAGATCGTCTCCACAACATGATGACGCTTTACGCTTTGTCCCCAGTGAAGCAGCAGAGGTTCGCTAAAGAGACTCTCGAGATCTTCGCGCCTTTGGCTAACCGATTAGGAATCTCTAAATGGAAAGTTCAGCTTGAAAACCTCTGTTTCAAGCATCTTTACCGGCACCAGCATGACGAGATGTCAACCATGCTCGAGGATTCGTTCGACGAAGCCATGATTACTTCTGCTATAGAGAAACTGGAGCAAGCTCTGGAGAAAGAAGGCATTTCTTACCATGTTCTGTGTGGTCGGCACAAGAGTTTGTATAGTATTTACCGCAAGATGTTGAA GAAGAATCTAACGGTGGATGAGATTCATGACATTCATGGGTTACGTTTGATTGTTAACAACGAAGGAGATTGTTACAAGGCCTTAGGAGTAGTTCATAGTTTATGGTCTCAAGTTCCTGGGAAGCTCAAGGATTACATAACTCATCCCAAGTTCAATGG GTATCAATCTTTGCACACGGTAGTGATGGACAATGGAACGGTTCCACTTGAAGTCCAGATACGTACACAAGAGATGCATTTGCAAGCTGAGTTTGGGTTTGCAGCTCATTGGAGGTACAAGGAAGGTGACTGCGAATACTCTTCGTTTGTACTTCAGATGGTTGAATGGGCTCGGTGGGTTGTAACGTGGCACTGCGAAACTATGAGCAAAGACCGGTCTTCCATTTGTTCTTCTGACTCCATCAAACCCCCTTGCAAGTTTCCTTCTCACTCTGAGGACTGCCCTGCTTCTTACAAGCCTAACAGTAGCCAGGACGGGCCAGTCTATGTCATCGTAATCGAAAATGACAAG ATGTCTGTGCAAGAGTTTCCAGCGAGTTCAACAGTCTCGGATCTGCTGAGCGGGGCGGGGCCTGGGAGCTCGAGGTGGTCCATGTATGGCATACCAGCAAAGGAGGAGCTACGGCCTAGGCTGAACCAGAGGCCTGTAAGCGACCTCAAGTGGAAGCTGAAGATGGGTGATGTGGTGGAGCTAACTCCACCAATACCTGATGAGTCTCTGCCTGAATACAGAGAAGAGATTCAACGGATGTATGACCGAGGGCTCGCGTTTTCTCGCCCTGGGACCATGGTTGGATGGGGAAGCTGA
- the LOC106344112 gene encoding scarecrow-like protein 29, giving the protein MSLEETEPPSQTLDNVLGWFGDSISLTPLPGFNDSDLLNDFDWSQTWEWDHQTQAQDPGCDFLHSYSQDLDAYIGGEATNLEVVTGVPVIDSDPPPVVQLPNDDQSKKRNRDELTDAQLVKRSARSKKKADKPSEVSRKDSNKAERWAEQLLNPCALEITARNSSRVQHYICVLSELASSSGDSNHRLASFGLCALRKHISTSFVPPSTLTFASAEVKMFQKTLLEFYEVSPWFALPNNMANSAILQILSQEPRDKKDLHILDIGVSHGMQWPTLLEALCCRPEGPPLRVRITLVSDLTADIPFSVGPPSYNYASQLIGFARSLNINLQISVIDKSQLIDTSPHETFIVCAQFRLYQLKNSITDERSEALKALRSLNPKGVVLCEYNGEGSSSVDFAADFSRKLDYLWKFLDSTSYGFKEENREERNLMEGEATKVLMSSGDTNEGKEIWYERMRKAGFSAEAFGEDAIDGAKSLLRKYDNNWEIKMEDEDTFAGLLWKGEEVSFCSLWK; this is encoded by the coding sequence ATGTCGCTAGAAGAAACAGAACCACCAAGCCAAACTCTAGATAATGTCCTAGGCTGGTTTGGTGATTCTATCTCCTTAACACCATTACCTGGATTCAATGATTCTGATCTGCTCAACGATTTTGACTGGTCTCAAACGTGGGAATGGGATCATCAGACTCAAGCTCAAGATCCAGGATGTGATTTTCTTCATAGCTATAGTCAAGATCTTGATGCATATATAGGTGGTGAAGCAACTAATCTTGAAGTGGTAACAGGAGTTCCAGTCATTGATTCAGATCCTCCACCAGTGGTTCAGCTACCAAACGATGATCAGTCCAAGAAACGGAACCGTGATGAGCTTACCGATGCACAACTAGTGAAAAGATCAGCAAGGAGCAAGAAAAAAGCAGACAAGCCTAGTGAGGTGAGCCGCAAAGATAGCAACAAGGCAGAGAGATGGGCGGAACAACTTCTTAACCCTTGTGCCTTGGAAATCACGGCAAGGAACTCATCTAGGGTTCAACATTACATTTGTGTTCTCTCTGAACTAGCCTCTTCTTCTGGTGATTCTAATCATCGGCTTGCATCTTTTGGTCTTTGTGCTTTGAGAAAACATATTTCAACTTCCTTTGTGCCACCATCCACTCTTACTTTTGCTTCAGCAGAAGTGAAGATGTTTCAGAAGACTTTGCTCGAATTCTATGAAGTAAGCCCTTGGTTTGCTTTGCCCAACAACATGGCAAACTCAGCCATCCTACAGATTCTATCACAAGAGCCAAGAGATAAAAAGGATCTTCACATTCTTGATATTGGTGTTTCTCATGGTATGCAATGGCCCACTTTGCTGGAAGCTCTCTGCTGCAGACCAGAAGGACCTCCTCTTCGAGTTAGAATCACCCTTGTATCCGATCTAACCGCAGACATACCATTCTCTGTTGGTCCACCATCTTACAACTATGCCTCTCAGCTCATTGGCTTTGCTAGGTCCCTCAACATCAACCTCCAGATAAGTGTAATTGACAAGTCTCAACTCATTGATACCTCACCTCATGAGACCTTCATCGTCTGTGCTCAGTTTAGGCTGTACCAACTGAAGAATAGCATCACTGATGAGAGAAGCGAGGCTTTGAAAGCACTTAGAAGTTTGAATCCTAAAGGAGTTGTTCTTTGTGAATACAATGGAGAAGGCAGTAGCAGTGTGGACTTTGCAGCAGACTTCTCAAGGAAACTGGACTATCTATGGAAGTTTTTGGACTCAACAAGCTATGGATTCAAAGAAGAGAACAGAGAAGAGAGGAATCTAATGGAAGGAGAGGCAACAAAGGTGTTGATGAGCTCAGGTGATACTAATGAAGGGAAAGAGATATGGTATGAGAGGATGAGAAAAGCTGGCTTCTCAGCAGAAGCATTTGGGGAAGATGCAATAGATGGAGCCAAATCTTTACTCAGAAAGTATGATAACAATTGGGAAATAAAGATGGAAGATGAAGATACCTTTGCTGGTTTACTATGGAAAGGAGAAGAAGTTTCCTTTTGTTCCTTGTGGAAGTAG